From the genome of Metallibacterium scheffleri:
CCCTTCGGTCAGCGTGCCGGTTTTATCGAGCAGTACGGTATCCACCCGCGACAATGCTTCCAGTGCCTCGCCCTTGCGAAACAGCACGCCCAGTTCGGCCGCACGCCCGGTGCCCACCATGATCGCCGCGGGCGTCGCCAGTCCCATGGCGCAGGGGCAAGCGACCACCAGCACCGCCACGGCCGCGACCATGGCCTCGCTCACGTTGCCGACCAGCAGCATCCAGGCGCCGAAGGCGAGCATTGCGATCAGGATCACCAGCGGCGCGAACACGCGCACAACGCGATCGGCCATTCCCTGGATCGGCAGCTTGCCGCTTTGCGCGCTTTCCACCAGCTTGACGATTTGCGCGAGCACGGTATCGCGCCCGACCGAGGTAGCCTCAACCACCAGCCGGCCGTCCTGATTGACGGTGCTGCCGAACACCGCGTCGCCGACATCCCTGGTCACCGGCAACGGCTCGCCGGTCAGCATGGAGGCATCAACATGCGCGCGTCCCTCGCGCACGCGACCGTCTACCGGAATGCGCTCGCCTGGCCGCACCACGATGCGATCGCCCACGCGCAGTTGCGCCGCGGGTACATCCTGCTCGTTGCCCTGTGCATCCAGACGGCGCGCGGTCCTGGCCTGCAAGCCGACCAGTTTGCGGATTGCCGAGGAAGCACGCCCCTTGGCCAACACTTCCATGTACTTGCCGAGCAGCACGGCGGCGACCACCACGGCCGCCGAATCGAAATACACGTGCCGCGACTGCGGCGGAAACAGCGTCGGCAGCAGCAATACCAGCAGGCTGTACAACCAGGCCGCCCCGGTGCCGGTGGCAACCAGCGAGTTCATGTCCGGCGCAAGGTGTCGGTAGGCGATCAGTCCCGGGCGAAAGAAACGCCGCCCCGGTCCAAACAGCACCACGCTGGCCAGCAGCATCTGCACCCAGTCCCAGAAATGCGGAAACGGGCTGCTGGCCAGCAGCACGCGGTCCAATGCCGGGTCGAACGCTGCGCCCATGGACAACACCATGATGACCAGCGCGAGCACGGCAGCCACGCTCACATCGCGTGCCAGCGCATGCTGCAACTCGCGGCGCCGATGAGCCTCGGGATCTTCAGCGGCAGCGGAACCTTCCAGCGGCGCATGCGCGCCGTAACCGGCATCGACCACGGCGGCGATCAGCGCATCGGCATCGACACTGGCCGGGACATAGCACACGCGCGCGCGCTCGGTCGCCAGATTCACATCGGCCTCGAGTACGCCGGGCAATTTGCGCAGTGCGCGCTCGACACGACCGACGCATGCAGCACAGGTCATGCCCTCGATCACCAGGTCCAGTTGCTCGGTCACCGGCGTGTAGCCCGTCGCGCGCACTGCATCAATCAGCCGTGCGGGCCCGGTCCGGGCCGGATCGAAGCGCACTTCGGCGCG
Proteins encoded in this window:
- a CDS encoding heavy metal translocating P-type ATPase — its product is MAENSDGSTLTLDIEGMTCASCSANVEHALMRTPGVVAAAVNLANERAEVRFDPARTGPARLIDAVRATGYTPVTEQLDLVIEGMTCAACVGRVERALRKLPGVLEADVNLATERARVCYVPASVDADALIAAVVDAGYGAHAPLEGSAAAEDPEAHRRRELQHALARDVSVAAVLALVIMVLSMGAAFDPALDRVLLASSPFPHFWDWVQMLLASVVLFGPGRRFFRPGLIAYRHLAPDMNSLVATGTGAAWLYSLLVLLLPTLFPPQSRHVYFDSAAVVVAAVLLGKYMEVLAKGRASSAIRKLVGLQARTARRLDAQGNEQDVPAAQLRVGDRIVVRPGERIPVDGRVREGRAHVDASMLTGEPLPVTRDVGDAVFGSTVNQDGRLVVEATSVGRDTVLAQIVKLVESAQSGKLPIQGMADRVVRVFAPLVILIAMLAFGAWMLLVGNVSEAMVAAVAVLVVACPCAMGLATPAAIMVGTGRAAELGVLFRKGEALEALSRVDTVLLDKTGTLTEGRPALTDRVGAHADAALRLAAALEAASEHPLGRAIVAAARAEAMQLPAIANFHAEAGHGIEGQVAGRRLRVGTHRFLQRAGIAVDAAMVQQAAALESAGRTVVWVAADAEVLGLLAIADRIKPESAEVVQALRARGLRIVMVTGDAQRTAQAVAQQLGIEEVHAGILPQEKAQVVIALQAAGRRVVFVGDGINDAPALAHASVGIALATGTDIALEAADVTLTRGNLLDVVTAIDAARRTLGTIRGNLFWAFFYNILLIPVAAGVAAPLGVHLSPMLAGMAMGLSSIFVLGNSLRLKRLPAFHAHAAEAAVAVAVHAQPVHI